The following coding sequences lie in one Nitrospirota bacterium genomic window:
- a CDS encoding HD domain-containing protein: protein MSALYNHPKTKLYIELADRYLESIGYTEHGLRHSEIVSKTAGSILRELSFDESSIELAEVAGLLHDIGNMLGRSQHHRMGALLAKEILEELGYNLKDIGRVMMAIVIHEEDEGSIPEEIAAALLIADKSDVHRSRVRNPSELGDDIHDRVNYAATESELTVTPEKKLITLSLVIDTRISQVIEYFEIFLSRMTACRRAAKALNCEFQLFINNIRMA, encoded by the coding sequence ATAAGTGCCCTTTACAATCATCCAAAGACAAAGCTCTACATAGAGCTTGCAGACCGCTATCTTGAATCCATAGGCTATACAGAGCACGGCTTGAGACACTCCGAGATAGTCTCAAAGACTGCTGGTAGCATCTTAAGAGAGCTATCCTTTGACGAAAGCTCCATCGAGCTTGCAGAGGTAGCAGGACTTCTTCATGATATCGGAAATATGCTTGGCAGAAGCCAGCATCACAGGATGGGAGCACTCCTTGCAAAGGAAATCCTTGAGGAGCTTGGCTATAACCTCAAGGACATCGGAAGGGTCATGATGGCTATCGTAATACACGAAGAAGACGAAGGTTCGATTCCCGAGGAGATAGCCGCCGCACTTCTCATAGCTGATAAATCGGATGTCCATAGAAGCAGGGTGAGAAACCCCTCCGAGCTCGGTGACGACATTCACGACAGGGTCAACTATGCCGCAACAGAGTCCGAACTCACCGTTACACCCGAAAAAAAGCTTATCACTCTTTCCCTTGTTATAGATACGAGGATTTCACAGGTGATAGAGTACTTCGAGATATTTCTTTCGAGAATGACTGCATGTAGGCGCGCCGCAAAAGCCCTTAACTGCGAGTTTCAGCTATTCATAAATAACATCAGAATGGCTTAA